The nucleotide sequence TCATTAAGTTAATACCTGATGCTAAACCAGAAAGTATCGATAAAAATATTATTATAATTAACACAGAGCCTACTAGTAACGAGGTTTATAAAAGAATAAGAGTTGGATTTAGAGATAAAAAACTGGATTGGATTGATTTTGGTATTGTTAATAAAATTGAAATGTCTAAAATAATTGACTTATATGGTAAACCACGTAATATTAATTCAAATTACAGTAAAACCTTAGATTATTATGATTATGATTTCTTTAATATTGCTACTGATAAGAAGCATACTTCTGCAAAAAGTATAAATATTTTCGATATTCCTGATTTAAAAAATCATAAATTAACCGTTATAAATGGGATTCCTTCATTAAAAGATTTAGGAAAGACAAATTTTCTTAATTTAAAGCCCGGAATTACTCTAGAAATAGACTTTCAAGCTAAATATCCTGATTTAGAAGCTTTTAAAAAGGATAAGTTTGATAAAATTTCTATTTATACTCTCGATAATGAGCTTGGAAAAGCTAAAACTTACTATAAAAAAGTGGTAGTTGTTTTTAATAGTGGCTTACTTAGCTGGATAAATCTGGTTCCACAAAGTTTAACTTTGCAAGAGGCCCTTAAGTTATACGGATCTAATTATAAAATAGAGCCCATGAACTCGAAATATGTTTTTTATAACTATACAGATTTTGTTTTGCTGGTGGATAAAGCACAAAAGAAAGTTAAAAATATAGGAATTGTTTCAGCTAAGAATTAATAAAATGACAGAATAAACAATAAGTATGCTCTATTTATGTGACTATAGCTAACATTAAAACTTGTCGAGACAATATTATATTTATGATATCATTAGCATTGCAAATGGTATTAACTATATTTGAAGAGGTTTTTCACCTATGAAAATGTCAACTTTATTTGTAACTACTTTAAGAGAAAATCCTGCAGATGCAGAAGTGGTAAGTCATCAATTATTAGTAAGATCTGGATATATAAGAAGACTGACAAGTGGTGTTTATTCATTTTTACCGTTGATGTGGAGAGTCTTAAAAAAGATTGAGGATATAGTCAGGGAAGAAATGGATAAATCAGGAGCTCAGGAACTGCTTCTGCCAATTTTACAGCCGGAAGAATTGTGGAGAGAATCCGGAAGATGGGAAGCCTATGGAAAAGAACTAATGAGATTAAAAGATAGGCATGAAAGAGTTCTTGCTCTAGGGCCAACCCATGAGGAAATTATTACGGCTCTTGCAAGAGATGAAATTAAGTCCTATAGACAACTTCCTGTTAATTTATATCAGATTCAAAGCAAGTTTAGAGATGAAATTAGACCACGCTTTGGTCTTTTAAGAGGCAGAGAATTCATAATGAAAGATGCTTACAGTTTTGATGCCAGTGAAGCTGGTCTTGATGAATCATATAATAAAATGATAGAAGCATATACAAGAATATTCCTCAGATGTGGTCTTGAAACAAGAATGGTGCAAAGTGACAGCGGGGCAATTGGAGGAAACGTCAGTCACGAATTTATGGTTTTAACCAGAACTGAAAGTGGCGAAAATGATGTTTTATACTGTGATAGTTGTGATTATGCAGCAAATTCAAACAGAGCAGAATCAAGATTACTCCCGGCAGAGACTAATGGTGGATTTGCTGAGTCAAAAGAAGTTGATACTCCAAATGTTAGAACTATAGAAGAATTATCGCAATTCTTCAATGTTCCTCAATCAACAATATGTAAAACCTTGGTTTATATAGTTGATGACCAACCAGTTCTTGCTCTGATAAGGGGAGATCTGGCTGTAGAAGAAACTAAATTGAAAAATGCTCTTGAGGGCAATGACATTAGAATTGCAAGTGATGAAGAAGTTAAGGAATTAACAAGAAAATTCGGATTTGATGTTGCTTCAGGATTTATAGGCCCAAATGGTATTGATGTTAAAGTAATTGGCGATTGCAGTATTACTGATCTTAAAAATTTCATAGTTGGCATAAATAAAACAGATAAGCATCTTGTTGGAGCAAATTGGGATCAGGACGTTAATTTAACAAAGGTTATCGCTGATACCCGTCTTGCTCAAGCTGGAGAGTTATGTCCAAAATGTGATGGCAAGCTTGAAATAACAAAAGGTATTGAAGTAGGTAACATATTTAAACTTGGAACCAAATACTCTGAAAAAATGAATGCTACTTTTACTGATGAAAATGGTAGAGAAAAACCTTTCATAATGGGTTGCTATGGAATTGGTGTTTCAAGAACAGCAGCAGCTGCTATCGAGAGATATCATGATGAAAACGGTATACAATGGCCAATGGCTATAGCCCCTTATCAAGTTGCTATAGTTCCTGTTAATGTCCAGGATAACTTACAGTGGGAAGTGGCTAATGATTTTTATAACGAGCTAAATAAAAATAAAATAGAGGTTGTTCTCGATGATAGAGGTGAAAGAGCTGGAGTTAAGTTTAAAGATGCTGACTTAATAGGTTTTCCTATTAGAATAACTGTTG is from Candidatus Melainabacteria bacterium RIFOXYA2_FULL_32_9 and encodes:
- a CDS encoding proline--tRNA ligase is translated as MKMSTLFVTTLRENPADAEVVSHQLLVRSGYIRRLTSGVYSFLPLMWRVLKKIEDIVREEMDKSGAQELLLPILQPEELWRESGRWEAYGKELMRLKDRHERVLALGPTHEEIITALARDEIKSYRQLPVNLYQIQSKFRDEIRPRFGLLRGREFIMKDAYSFDASEAGLDESYNKMIEAYTRIFLRCGLETRMVQSDSGAIGGNVSHEFMVLTRTESGENDVLYCDSCDYAANSNRAESRLLPAETNGGFAESKEVDTPNVRTIEELSQFFNVPQSTICKTLVYIVDDQPVLALIRGDLAVEETKLKNALEGNDIRIASDEEVKELTRKFGFDVASGFIGPNGIDVKVIGDCSITDLKNFIVGINKTDKHLVGANWDQDVNLTKVIADTRLAQAGELCPKCDGKLEITKGIEVGNIFKLGTKYSEKMNATFTDENGREKPFIMGCYGIGVSRTAAAAIERYHDENGIQWPMAIAPYQVAIVPVNVQDNLQWEVANDFYNELNKNKIEVVLDDRGERAGVKFKDADLIGFPIRITVGKTINEGLVEIKVRSTGEQIKIAKEEVVEKVISLIKAELE